In one Mucilaginibacter ginsenosidivorax genomic region, the following are encoded:
- a CDS encoding acyltransferase family protein, which produces MIPQRYYKPELDVLRLCAFLFVFFTHRMDLAPIDPAQYYWGYHISLTGVFGVPLFFFLSAFLITELLSKEQEYSGKINVKSFYTRRILRIWPLYFTFFFGMVLVTHLSDKFGYISPGTQLAFSLFSGNWYITFNDWLPSYPINPLWSISVEEQLYILLPLMVFFTGKRGLKLFSFLALLAAYVTIIYYAQNPTKGFSGEWTNSFVQFQFFAAGILLSVYLKGWQPQWNVVTRVAIFIAGLICWLLASIACEVHADAPHLATVPQAIAGWMLILTGVMLFFFSFYGSQSKNMPAPLVYLGRISYGMYVFHITIFWLVYQIFKDELAAFSTMIGLYEWKNDVGFVIAFLVTVIISILSYTFFEKPFLRLKTRFTIIPSRD; this is translated from the coding sequence ATGATACCACAACGATATTACAAGCCGGAGTTGGACGTCCTTAGGCTTTGTGCCTTTCTATTTGTATTCTTCACCCACCGGATGGACCTTGCACCGATTGATCCGGCGCAATATTATTGGGGGTATCACATAAGTTTGACAGGGGTTTTTGGCGTACCGCTTTTCTTTTTCCTTAGCGCCTTTTTGATAACAGAATTGCTTTCCAAAGAACAAGAGTATTCGGGCAAAATTAACGTGAAATCTTTCTACACAAGAAGAATACTTCGTATTTGGCCATTGTACTTCACCTTCTTTTTTGGGATGGTGTTAGTCACGCACCTTTCAGATAAATTTGGGTACATTTCACCAGGTACGCAACTTGCATTCAGTTTGTTTTCCGGTAACTGGTATATTACTTTCAATGACTGGCTTCCGTCATATCCAATTAATCCGCTCTGGAGCATTTCTGTTGAAGAACAGCTTTATATTTTACTCCCATTGATGGTGTTTTTTACCGGTAAACGAGGGTTAAAGCTATTTTCATTTCTTGCACTTTTGGCAGCTTACGTAACTATTATATACTATGCACAAAATCCCACGAAAGGATTTAGCGGTGAGTGGACAAACAGTTTTGTGCAATTTCAATTTTTCGCGGCAGGTATCCTTTTATCCGTTTATTTAAAAGGCTGGCAGCCCCAATGGAACGTAGTTACCCGGGTTGCCATATTTATAGCAGGGCTGATATGTTGGCTACTGGCCTCAATAGCATGTGAAGTTCATGCCGATGCTCCACACCTTGCAACCGTTCCACAAGCAATAGCCGGCTGGATGTTGATACTTACCGGCGTTATGCTGTTCTTCTTTTCTTTTTATGGGAGCCAATCAAAAAACATGCCTGCCCCGTTAGTGTATCTGGGGCGAATATCTTATGGTATGTATGTGTTTCATATCACTATTTTTTGGTTGGTGTATCAAATATTTAAGGATGAACTGGCCGCATTTAGCACCATGATTGGTCTGTACGAATGGAAAAACGATGTTGGCTTCGTTATTGCTTTTCTGGTCACGGTTATTATATCGATCTTGTCTTATACTTTTTTCGAAAAGCCGTTTCTACGTTTAAAAACCAGATTTACGATCATTCCGTCAAGGGATTAG
- a CDS encoding GNAT family N-acetyltransferase, protein MLIRPATLNDIPTLLQFEQGVITAERPFDPTLVPGAIKYYDLEMFITSPDVELLVAELDGQLIGSGYARIKQSEKVYFDFERFAYLGFMYVLPQHRGKGINKLIIDRLKEWAKAQGLTELRLQVYAGNEGAVRAYEKVGFGKHMVEMRMGLERGDDNKA, encoded by the coding sequence ATGCTCATCCGCCCAGCCACCCTCAATGATATCCCAACCCTGCTGCAATTTGAGCAGGGCGTTATCACCGCCGAGCGCCCTTTCGATCCAACCCTGGTGCCCGGCGCCATCAAATACTACGACCTGGAAATGTTTATTACCTCGCCCGACGTGGAACTTTTAGTGGCCGAATTGGACGGCCAGCTTATTGGCAGCGGCTACGCCCGCATTAAACAAAGCGAAAAGGTATATTTTGATTTTGAACGCTTTGCTTACCTCGGCTTTATGTACGTTTTGCCGCAACACCGGGGCAAAGGCATCAATAAACTCATTATCGACCGATTAAAGGAATGGGCCAAAGCACAAGGCCTTACCGAATTGAGGTTACAGGTTTATGCCGGTAACGAAGGCGCGGTAAGGGCTTATGAAAAAGTGGGATTTGGGAAACATATGGTGGAGATGCGGATGGGGTTGGAGCGAGGGGATGACAACAAAGCATAA
- a CDS encoding mandelate racemase/muconate lactonizing enzyme family protein: MQHKIFITHIDVYRFSIPMEPFTIATGTMDHAQNVFIRVHTDAGFYGVGECSAFPMIVGETQDTCLVMAKDFARLWIGKDALDISARMQQLHAAAAGNTTIKSAFDIALHDIAAKNAGLPLYQFLGGEKRVVESDITIGIDSPPTMAMKALYFKASGANILKVKLGKNAAADVERVKQIREAVGHEMRIRIDANQGWSFDDAVFALQAMGEYNVEFCEQPMRTWHDDRLPELMQLSPVKIMADESVYNHHDARKQINSGSCHYINIKMAKSGGLLEAKAIHDEAASKGIACMMGGMLESRIALSAKLHFVYASPNIKFYDMDTCMLGHLVDPCVGGVTYDGYKLNIDDAIGIGADADEGFLKGCGHFRV; the protein is encoded by the coding sequence ATGCAACACAAAATATTCATTACCCATATCGACGTTTATCGTTTTAGCATCCCCATGGAGCCTTTTACCATTGCCACCGGCACTATGGACCATGCCCAAAATGTGTTTATCCGGGTGCATACCGATGCCGGGTTTTATGGGGTGGGCGAGTGTTCGGCCTTCCCGATGATCGTGGGCGAAACACAGGATACCTGCCTGGTAATGGCTAAGGATTTTGCCCGGCTGTGGATAGGGAAGGACGCGCTTGACATCTCCGCGCGTATGCAGCAACTGCACGCTGCTGCTGCCGGTAATACCACCATCAAAAGCGCCTTTGATATTGCCCTGCATGATATAGCCGCCAAAAACGCCGGCTTGCCCTTGTACCAGTTTTTGGGCGGGGAGAAACGCGTTGTAGAATCGGATATTACCATTGGCATTGATAGCCCGCCAACCATGGCCATGAAGGCTTTGTACTTTAAAGCCTCGGGGGCAAATATCCTGAAGGTGAAACTGGGTAAAAACGCTGCTGCCGACGTGGAACGGGTTAAACAGATCCGCGAAGCGGTTGGCCACGAAATGCGCATCCGTATTGATGCCAACCAGGGCTGGAGTTTTGACGATGCCGTTTTTGCCCTGCAGGCGATGGGCGAGTACAACGTTGAATTTTGCGAACAGCCCATGCGTACCTGGCACGATGACCGTCTGCCCGAACTCATGCAGCTATCCCCCGTAAAAATCATGGCCGACGAAAGCGTGTACAACCACCACGACGCCCGCAAGCAGATCAACAGCGGCAGCTGCCACTATATCAACATCAAAATGGCCAAATCGGGTGGACTGCTGGAGGCTAAAGCCATCCACGACGAAGCCGCATCAAAAGGCATTGCCTGTATGATGGGCGGGATGCTGGAAAGCCGGATAGCCCTGAGCGCCAAACTGCATTTTGTATATGCCAGCCCCAATATCAAATTTTATGATATGGACACCTGCATGCTGGGCCACCTGGTTGACCCATGTGTGGGTGGCGTTACCTACGACGGCTATAAATTAAATATAGACGACGCCATTGGCATTGGCGCCGATGCGGATGAAGGGTTTTTGAAGGGCTGTGGGCATTTTAGAGTGTAA